In Rhodothermus bifroesti, a single genomic region encodes these proteins:
- a CDS encoding competence/damage-inducible protein A, which translates to MRAIVVTIGDELLVGDTINTNAAWLGAALSACGIELVRIETVGDDPEAICQALRRARQEASLVLLCGGLGPTHDDRTREALAMCLGRSLQLREDILSQIEAYFRQRQRPMPERNRVQALVPEGFEPLVNTVGTAPGLWMEDAQGVVVALPGVPHELEHLMQNAVLPRLTRRTGRRVVQQRTLITAGIGESALQQQLEGVETLLDENLSLAYLPGPYGVRLRLTARAHNAETAQQRLEQLEAFVRDRIGTALVGTNGDTLEAVVGRLLRAQGKTLAIAESCTGGHIADRITDISGASAYFQGGIVAYSNAVKVTLLGVDPQILAREGAVSEAVAVQMAQGARQYLQADVGLATTGIAGPTGGTAEKPVGTVWIGLADAQNAYARQYYLPADRLRFKQRATAMALDLLRQHLLQAIPAAVV; encoded by the coding sequence ATGAGGGCTATTGTGGTGACCATTGGGGATGAGTTACTGGTGGGAGATACCATAAACACCAACGCGGCGTGGCTTGGTGCTGCACTAAGCGCTTGCGGCATAGAGCTCGTTCGCATCGAAACGGTTGGAGATGATCCTGAGGCTATTTGCCAGGCGCTGCGCCGAGCACGTCAGGAAGCCTCCCTTGTGCTGCTCTGTGGGGGACTAGGCCCTACGCATGACGACCGTACCCGCGAAGCACTGGCAATGTGCTTAGGGCGATCGTTGCAGTTGCGCGAAGATATTTTGTCCCAGATTGAGGCTTATTTCCGGCAGCGACAGCGCCCCATGCCGGAGCGCAACCGCGTGCAAGCCCTGGTGCCAGAAGGGTTTGAACCCCTGGTAAACACCGTAGGTACTGCTCCCGGCCTCTGGATGGAAGATGCCCAGGGGGTGGTTGTAGCGCTGCCGGGCGTGCCGCATGAACTGGAGCACCTGATGCAAAATGCCGTGTTGCCCCGTTTAACTCGCCGTACAGGCCGACGCGTGGTGCAACAGCGCACACTGATAACTGCTGGTATAGGCGAGTCCGCGTTGCAGCAGCAACTGGAAGGGGTTGAAACACTGCTCGATGAGAACCTTTCGTTGGCTTATTTGCCAGGTCCTTATGGGGTGCGTCTGCGCCTGACGGCTCGCGCGCACAACGCGGAAACAGCACAACAACGCTTGGAGCAGTTAGAAGCTTTTGTACGCGACCGAATTGGTACGGCGCTGGTAGGCACCAATGGCGATACGCTCGAAGCCGTGGTCGGACGCCTGCTGCGGGCCCAAGGTAAAACGCTGGCTATAGCGGAAAGCTGCACCGGTGGGCACATCGCCGATCGGATCACCGACATCAGCGGTGCCTCGGCCTATTTCCAAGGAGGTATTGTTGCCTATAGTAATGCCGTCAAAGTTACTCTGCTCGGCGTAGATCCCCAAATATTGGCTCGTGAAGGGGCCGTCAGCGAAGCGGTGGCCGTGCAAATGGCGCAGGGCGCACGACAATACCTGCAGGCCGATGTGGGTTTGGCCACCACCGGCATTGCCGGACCAACGGGAGGCACTGCGGAAAAGCCTGTAGGGACTGTATGGATTGGCCTTGCCGATGCACAAAACGCTTACGCTCGGCAGTATTATCTGCCCGCCGATCGTTTGCGCTTTAAACAGCGGGCTACAGCCATGGCCCTTGATCTGCTGCGCCAACATCTGCTGCAAGCCATCCCTGCAGCGGTAGTGTGA
- a CDS encoding methyl-accepting chemotaxis protein, translating into MASTRTHSLYTWLTRLNLRRRFIVFLGGLAALTFVLFFGYAQYSLRVTEREFAQRGELLAKTLASQNALALLMLDEEGLQQALEHMVASGNALAGAFFNTGDSIVAAQNVDVLETAALAKPEDTTEAALLSWTQTRAGVPVLVAQAPVTLNEGTQYLGRVLVALPAEVLQAQKRTGFWLSLLIPAFIALVAWGILIMVQRTVVRPVDQLRQAAQAVEQGNLSVRVAIAQQDEIGQLAASFNAMVEASERNMEALREQREAAETARTQAEALRRQADETSRRLQDRFRQISEVIVAVTQGDLTHRLQVLDDDEVGALMHQINQMIEDLTALVREIHTTGNALAEVAHNVSTSAEQMSAGASNQAQQTMEVATAIEEMTRTIASSSQNAHEANRMAQRASQLATSGEEIFRKTTEGMHRIAGIVKDSTQKVMALGESSAQIGEIIQVISSIADQTNLLALNAAIEAARAGEQGRGFAVVADEVRKLAERTTSATKEIEQMITRIQQNTGEVVDSMTRGNKEVESGLKLADEASHAFGEILHSINQMVLMINQIASASEQQSVTSSQISQSVEEISSVANEVSRATSELAATASILNDHVVQMRRLIERFRINHHAAAERPRATTLSVGDGVR; encoded by the coding sequence ATGGCATCGACGCGGACCCATTCGCTCTACACGTGGCTAACGCGCCTGAACCTGCGCCGTCGCTTTATCGTGTTTTTGGGCGGCCTGGCTGCGCTTACGTTTGTACTGTTTTTTGGCTACGCCCAGTATTCTTTGCGCGTAACGGAACGCGAGTTTGCGCAGCGTGGGGAGCTCCTGGCCAAAACCTTGGCCAGCCAGAATGCACTGGCCCTGCTCATGCTGGATGAAGAAGGCCTGCAGCAGGCGCTGGAGCATATGGTAGCTTCCGGAAATGCCCTTGCCGGTGCGTTTTTCAATACCGGGGATTCTATAGTGGCTGCGCAAAACGTGGACGTACTAGAAACTGCAGCGCTAGCCAAGCCCGAAGACACCACCGAAGCGGCGTTGCTAAGCTGGACGCAAACACGGGCCGGCGTACCTGTTCTGGTCGCCCAAGCGCCGGTAACGCTCAATGAAGGCACCCAGTACTTGGGACGGGTGCTTGTTGCCCTACCGGCCGAAGTGCTCCAAGCGCAAAAGCGCACAGGCTTTTGGCTTTCACTCTTGATCCCAGCTTTTATCGCTTTGGTGGCTTGGGGGATTTTGATTATGGTTCAACGCACGGTCGTGCGACCGGTGGATCAGCTTCGCCAAGCTGCACAAGCAGTCGAGCAAGGTAACCTGAGCGTACGCGTAGCCATTGCCCAGCAGGACGAAATTGGGCAGCTTGCGGCCTCATTTAATGCCATGGTAGAGGCCAGCGAACGTAACATGGAGGCCCTACGTGAGCAGCGTGAGGCTGCCGAAACCGCGCGTACCCAGGCCGAAGCCCTACGTCGGCAAGCCGACGAAACCAGTCGCCGGTTGCAAGATCGCTTCCGTCAGATCTCTGAGGTGATCGTTGCCGTTACGCAGGGCGACCTCACCCACCGCCTTCAGGTCCTCGATGACGACGAGGTGGGCGCCCTTATGCACCAGATCAACCAGATGATCGAAGACCTAACGGCCTTGGTTCGCGAAATCCACACCACTGGCAATGCGCTGGCCGAAGTTGCCCACAACGTATCAACCTCAGCAGAGCAAATGTCCGCTGGTGCAAGCAACCAGGCCCAGCAGACCATGGAGGTGGCCACCGCAATCGAAGAAATGACGCGGACCATTGCCTCTTCCTCACAAAATGCCCATGAAGCTAACCGCATGGCACAACGGGCTTCCCAACTGGCTACCAGTGGGGAAGAAATCTTTCGCAAGACCACCGAGGGCATGCACCGCATTGCAGGCATTGTGAAGGATTCCACCCAAAAAGTCATGGCCCTCGGCGAGTCCAGTGCCCAAATCGGTGAAATCATTCAGGTGATCAGCAGCATTGCAGATCAGACAAACCTACTGGCGCTCAACGCAGCCATCGAGGCTGCCCGCGCTGGCGAACAGGGCCGCGGCTTTGCGGTCGTAGCCGACGAAGTGCGTAAACTGGCCGAACGCACCACCAGCGCCACAAAAGAAATCGAGCAAATGATCACCCGGATTCAGCAAAATACCGGGGAGGTTGTCGACTCGATGACGCGTGGCAATAAAGAGGTGGAAAGTGGTCTCAAACTGGCCGACGAAGCCTCCCATGCCTTTGGCGAGATCTTGCACTCGATCAACCAGATGGTGCTCATGATCAATCAGATCGCCTCGGCCAGTGAGCAGCAGTCGGTTACCAGCAGCCAGATCTCGCAAAGCGTTGAAGAAATTTCTTCGGTAGCTAACGAGGTCTCTCGGGCCACTTCAGAGCTGGCTGCTACCGCAAGCATTCTCAACGATCATGTGGTGCAAATGCGTCGTTTAATCGAACGTTTCCGCATCAACCATCATGCAGCAGCCGAGCGCCCCAGAGCCACAACGCTGTCTGTAGGCGATGGGGTGCGATAA
- a CDS encoding phosphatase PAP2 family protein yields the protein MSFRWLWLFIGAWGISVAAQAQSACTGRDAVDLRLLCTVYHTDSPALSTYLQVVDKTAYPFFAGLTAVAWGAAFYDKMPETAAWQITLTAAGTTVAVLALKAVVARPRPFAQWDDIEARGSQPTSHAFPSGHAALAFALATSWSLQARAIYVTVPAYAWAGSVAVARLWRGVHYPSDVLAGALLGSGMALLVYALW from the coding sequence ATGAGCTTTCGGTGGCTGTGGCTTTTCATTGGCGCATGGGGGATAAGCGTAGCAGCCCAGGCGCAATCGGCCTGTACGGGGAGGGATGCGGTAGACCTACGGCTGCTGTGCACGGTCTATCATACGGATAGCCCTGCGCTTAGCACCTATCTGCAAGTGGTGGATAAGACAGCCTATCCCTTTTTTGCAGGGCTTACTGCTGTAGCGTGGGGTGCAGCGTTTTATGACAAGATGCCGGAGACCGCAGCTTGGCAGATCACTCTTACAGCTGCAGGTACTACAGTAGCTGTGTTGGCTCTAAAAGCCGTCGTTGCGCGCCCAAGGCCGTTTGCGCAGTGGGACGATATCGAGGCGCGGGGGTCTCAACCGACGTCACATGCTTTCCCTTCGGGTCACGCGGCGCTAGCCTTTGCGTTGGCTACGTCTTGGAGCCTGCAAGCCCGAGCTATTTACGTTACGGTACCTGCCTATGCCTGGGCTGGAAGTGTAGCAGTTGCTCGCTTATGGCGAGGGGTGCACTATCCCAGCGATGTGCTGGCCGGTGCTCTGCTAGGTAGTGGTATGGCGCTGCTGGTTTACGCACTTTGGTAA
- the recA gene encoding recombinase RecA — protein sequence MAMNDSAKAKALELAVKHIEKQYGKGAIMRLGDAPAIAVDVIPTGSLALDAALGVGGVPRGRIIEIFGPESSGKTTLALHIMAEAQKLGGSCAFIDAEHAFDARYAANLGVDLDNLLVSQPDTGEQALNICDTLVRSGALDVIVVDSVAALVPQAEIQGDMGDSHVGLQARLMSQALRKLTGTINRTRTVLIFINQLREKIGVMFGNPETTTGGRALKFYASVRMDIRRVGSIKEGTDIVGNRTRVKIVKNKVAPPFREAEFDIIYGEGISTLGELVDLAVEYNILQKSGSWYAYGEERIGQGREAAKAWLKEHVEAQEAIRQQVKEALGVRPPRTRAEMDELYVEE from the coding sequence ATGGCAATGAACGATTCGGCCAAGGCCAAAGCCCTGGAACTGGCCGTCAAGCACATTGAGAAACAGTACGGCAAGGGAGCCATTATGCGGCTGGGGGACGCGCCAGCGATTGCTGTGGACGTGATTCCTACGGGCTCGCTGGCTTTAGATGCTGCCCTGGGTGTTGGGGGTGTGCCTCGGGGGCGCATCATTGAAATCTTTGGCCCTGAGTCGTCTGGCAAAACGACGCTTGCACTGCACATCATGGCAGAAGCCCAAAAGCTGGGCGGGTCTTGTGCTTTTATTGATGCCGAGCATGCTTTTGACGCACGCTATGCGGCCAACTTGGGGGTGGACCTAGATAATTTGCTGGTCTCTCAACCCGATACCGGCGAGCAGGCATTGAACATTTGTGATACGCTGGTGCGCAGTGGCGCCTTGGATGTCATTGTGGTCGACTCGGTGGCGGCTTTGGTGCCTCAGGCGGAAATTCAAGGCGATATGGGAGACAGCCACGTAGGCTTGCAAGCACGCTTAATGAGTCAAGCCCTTCGAAAGCTGACCGGTACCATCAACCGCACGCGTACGGTGCTCATTTTCATTAACCAACTGCGCGAAAAAATCGGCGTGATGTTTGGGAACCCTGAGACCACCACTGGGGGTCGGGCGCTCAAATTTTACGCTTCCGTACGCATGGACATTCGGCGTGTAGGCTCCATCAAAGAAGGCACCGATATTGTAGGCAATCGCACGCGCGTTAAGATTGTTAAAAACAAGGTGGCCCCGCCGTTCCGTGAAGCCGAATTCGATATCATCTACGGCGAAGGCATCTCGACGCTAGGTGAGCTCGTTGATTTGGCTGTGGAGTACAACATTTTGCAAAAAAGCGGCTCCTGGTACGCTTACGGCGAGGAACGTATTGGACAGGGACGCGAGGCCGCCAAGGCGTGGCTTAAGGAACACGTGGAAGCGCAAGAGGCCATTCGGCAGCAGGTCAAAGAGGCTCTAGGTGTAAGACCCCCGCGTACGCGGGCAGAGATGGACGAACTCTACGTAGAAGAATGA
- a CDS encoding ABC transporter substrate binding protein has product MRMRKIQLLAVGLVLVFTAPTSRLETETEVTPIQQLFLIKELKPGIERIGVIWDKNSAQRDQVLPQLQRASAATNVKVIVAEVTSLQEVAPQFRTLQREHQVQAIWILEDAGLLAQAATRSFLIKNATQAGMPVFAPSEAWLKEGACVTWKKDADGIRLLVNKAVAEAMGITIPPKYQDRTAFLAMN; this is encoded by the coding sequence ATGCGCATGCGCAAAATCCAACTGCTTGCTGTAGGACTTGTACTAGTGTTTACAGCGCCAACAAGCCGATTAGAAACAGAGACCGAGGTCACGCCAATTCAGCAGCTCTTCTTGATCAAAGAGCTGAAGCCTGGTATTGAGCGCATTGGCGTCATTTGGGACAAAAATTCTGCCCAGCGTGACCAGGTACTACCTCAACTGCAGCGGGCCTCGGCAGCAACAAATGTTAAAGTGATCGTGGCCGAAGTCACCAGCCTGCAGGAAGTAGCACCCCAGTTTCGAACGCTGCAGCGTGAACATCAGGTGCAGGCCATCTGGATCTTGGAAGATGCCGGGCTGCTGGCTCAGGCTGCAACGCGAAGCTTTCTGATTAAAAATGCAACACAGGCCGGAATGCCGGTTTTTGCGCCTTCTGAGGCCTGGCTCAAAGAAGGGGCCTGCGTGACCTGGAAAAAAGATGCCGATGGCATCCGGCTGCTGGTCAACAAAGCCGTCGCCGAGGCTATGGGCATTACCATTCCACCCAAATACCAGGACCGCACGGCCTTTTTGGCAATGAACTAA